The Acidobacteriota bacterium genomic interval GCCATGATCAAGGCTGGCCGCGACGAGGACGGGATGCGCGTGCTCGAGCAGGTGCTCGATGCCGAGCCAGACCATCTGGACACGAGGCTCCAGTTGGCCAGGATGCTGATGGCGCGCCAGCAGTACCTTTCGGCGCGCGACCTGCTGACGCCCGGTCTCCAGTCCGGGGATTCCCGAGTCGAATTGGCGTTGGCCGAAACAGATCTGCGATCCGGGATGTTGCCCGCTGCTGCGGACATGCTGAGGCACGTGCTGGAGCACGACCCCGCCAGTGTCGACCACGTCGCGGCACTCGGTGCGTCGCTGACCGCCGACCAGCCCGACGTCGCCTTTGTCGCGATCGACTGCGCGCTGGAGCACCTCGTCGGGCGCGGCGAGTTCGACGTGGCTCTGAAGATGGTCGAGCGGTTCGTGGCGGCCGAACCAGGTCACGTGCCGGCGTTGGAGCGATTCGCGCAGTTGTGCCGGGACGGGAGCTACGAAGACACCCTGTACCGGATCGAAGGGGAGCTCACGGAAGCGTACCTGGCGCGACAGCGCTTCGCCGACGCGCTCCCGGTTGCCAGGCGGCTGGCCGGGCTTCGGCCCGACGTCGCTCGCCACGTCGAGCAGGTGCAGGAGGCTCTGGCGGGGATGGGCGAGCCGATCCCGGTGACACCCGCTGAGTCCGACGGCGTCCCATCGGTGGCCGAGCCGATCCCGACTGAATCTGGCGGCCCGCTCGACGCGCTCGATGCTCCGGTCCCTTGCGGCGCCGACATCGAGGAAGAAGATCCGCTGGCCGCACCGCCCCTCGCGCCAGACGCCAAGCGCGAGCCTTCGCCCGACGACGACGTGATTGAGATCGAGCTGGCCGACCTGCTTGACGCGCTGACTGGTGCGGACATGAACGGGACCGCGCTGATCAACGCATCGGCTGGCGTGGACGCCGCCGGCGGGAAAGGCGGCGAGGACGCCGCGCGCCAGGCCACGCCGTCCCGCGAGGAGGCCGACTCGGCGGCCGGCGACCTTGACGATCTGTTTCGCCGGATGCGCGAACAGTCGGGTCGCGGGCAGGCGGAAGCCGACGCGACGCGCGCGTACGACGAAGCCAGCGTACACTACAGGCAGGGACGGTTCGACCAGGCCATTGCCTGCCTGCGTCGCGCCGGCCGTGATCCGATCGTGCGGTTCCGAGCGACGGTGATGCTGGCGCGGATCGCGACCGATCGCGGCCATGTCGACGAAGCGATCACGTGGTTCGAGCGCGCCGCAGAGTCTCCGGCACCATCGGACCGCGCGGAACGGTCGCTGCTCTATGAACTGGGTGTCGCCCTCGAACGGGCGGGAGAGCCCGTGCGTGCGCAGGCGGTGTTTCTGGAATTGAGTGCGATCGAACCAGGCTATCGGAACGTGGCAGCGCGGCTTCAGGCGCTGGCGGCCCGCCTGGTAATCTGATCGCCAGCATCGCATTCCCCGAAGCTCACGTGGGCCGTGGACAGCGGCGCGACGCCGGGGGCGCAAATCGCCGCGGCGAACGCACTCTCTGGTGCGTCACACGACTCGAGTCGAAAGGACCGGCATGCGCGTCGTCTCTCGCGTGATCGTGATTGCGTATTTTCTGGACGTCGGCGTCCTCCTGACGCTCGCGCCGTGGTCTGCGCTCTGGGAGCACAACTACTTCATTCTGGCGTGGCCGGCCGTCGCCGTCGTCGCCGGCAACGACTACGTTCGAGGAGCCATTTCAGGGCTCGGCCTGATCAATCTGGGAGCCGCGTGCGCCGAAGTAGTGGGTTTGATCAGACGTGGGGCAGGGCCCGGTCACCCCGTCGTTTGACACCGGTGATATCGTTTCCTACCAGTGGGGGCCGCCAAGGCGCCCCGCAATTGCTGCAGGGACTTTCGGGATCAAATCATGCCAGAGGAATCTCCCGTCGACTTCGGCACGATGTTCCGGCAGGCGCGGGAGCGACGCGGCATGTCGCTTCAGCAGATCGCCGGCGTGACGAAGATCTCGGCTCGCGTACTCGAGGCGATGGAGCGCAACGACGTGTCGAAGCTGCCTGGGGGCATCTTCTCGCGCGCGTTCGTGCGGTCGTACGCCCGCGAAGTCGGACTCGATCCCGACATGGCCATCGAGCGGCTGATCACCGAATTTCCTGACGAGTCAGGCAAGGAGCGGCTGCCCTCTACTCGAGAGGCTGAGGACATCGAGGCGTTTGCGAGTGGCCGCCGCGTGGCGACCACAGTGCTTCAGTTGGTCGTCCTCGCGGTTCTCGTCGTCCTCGCAGTGGTTGCTGTGGTGGAGTGGCGCGCCTGCCGCGGGCCGGCGGCCTCGACGCCGACAGCGTCGACACCTGCCCAGCCCGCGTCGACGCCCGCCCCGTCCGCGTCGATGCCAGTCAGCCCGTTGCCCGTGGCAGATCTGCCACCACGCGCTGACAAGACGGCCGCGCCTATTCAACTTGCGATTGCCGCGCGGGACGAGTGCTGGCTGTGGGTGAAGGTCGACCAGGACGTCGTCTTCGGACGGATCCTGCGCGCCGGCGAACGCCTCTTCTACGAGGCCTACGCCAGCGTGACCCTCAAAGCCGGCAATGCGGGTAGCTTGTCGCTGACCATCAATGGCAGGCCGGCCCGTCCCCTCGGCATGCCGGGCCAGGTCGTGACCGCCACGATTACGCCCGACACGCTTGCCAGCTTTCTCTAGCCGCAGCGAGATGGACGCGCTCTATCAGACGCCTCTGCTCGATTGCGTGCGGCGAGGCGAGGTGGCCGCCGACATCCGCATGCTGGCCGCGCAGGGAGTGCTGGCGCCTCGGCCACTGGAGCAACTGGCGCTGCTGGCGTGGCTCGTGCGCGACACGGACCCAGCCATTCGCCACGCGGCCGAGACAACCCTCAGCCGCATCCCGCTCTCAATGCTGGCCAGGTTTCTCACCAACCCGGACATGCCCGACGACCTGCTGGACTTCTTTGCCGGGCGCGGCATCGTTCCGGATGAGTCAGCAAGCGGCGTCGAAGATCCTGAGCTATTTGCGGCTGAGGATCGGTACGAGCTGGAGAAAGACGCGGCTCTCGATGAGCGAGAAGAGCCTGAACTGTTTGCGGTTGAGGCTCGGGACGAACCGCAGGAAGACCCCGTTCTCGACGAGCGAAATGAAGCCGCAACCGGCGAGGGCGCACAACGGCTCTCGACGATACAGCGGCTGTCCGCGATGTCGGTCACGGAGAAGATGAAGGCCGCGATGCGCGGCAACCGGGAGGCGCGATCGCTGCTCATCCGCGATTCCAACAAGCTCGTGTCGATTGCCGTGCTCGCCAGCCCCCGCCTCACCGAGCAGGAAGTGGAGACCTACGCCAGGATGGCCAGCATGTCGGAGGACGTCCTGCGGGTGATCGGCACGACGCGCGCGTGGATAAAGAACTACGTGATCGTCCGAGCGCTGACGTCCAATCCAAAG includes:
- a CDS encoding tetratricopeptide repeat protein, producing MDRDDTLRRAEKLLRQGRLDAAIEAYAAVVEAHPKDWATANLLGDLYIRAGRTDRAVAQYSRIADRLAAEGFLSKAAALYKKIVKITPDDEEALLRTAEMASQQGLFADARHVLHTLFQRRLSAGDRAGAAGIAGRLAALDPGDVVGRLDASRMFAEIGDPSGAADQLRQAGDTLVEQGRDAEALRAWREAMRLDPGNAALQKRVTSGLVRQGELDEAMASAQSVTERRVVAHAMIKAGRDEDGMRVLEQVLDAEPDHLDTRLQLARMLMARQQYLSARDLLTPGLQSGDSRVELALAETDLRSGMLPAAADMLRHVLEHDPASVDHVAALGASLTADQPDVAFVAIDCALEHLVGRGEFDVALKMVERFVAAEPGHVPALERFAQLCRDGSYEDTLYRIEGELTEAYLARQRFADALPVARRLAGLRPDVARHVEQVQEALAGMGEPIPVTPAESDGVPSVAEPIPTESGGPLDALDAPVPCGADIEEEDPLAAPPLAPDAKREPSPDDDVIEIELADLLDALTGADMNGTALINASAGVDAAGGKGGEDAARQATPSREEADSAAGDLDDLFRRMREQSGRGQAEADATRAYDEASVHYRQGRFDQAIACLRRAGRDPIVRFRATVMLARIATDRGHVDEAITWFERAAESPAPSDRAERSLLYELGVALERAGEPVRAQAVFLELSAIEPGYRNVAARLQALAARLVI
- a CDS encoding DUF4115 domain-containing protein, which translates into the protein MPEESPVDFGTMFRQARERRGMSLQQIAGVTKISARVLEAMERNDVSKLPGGIFSRAFVRSYAREVGLDPDMAIERLITEFPDESGKERLPSTREAEDIEAFASGRRVATTVLQLVVLAVLVVLAVVAVVEWRACRGPAASTPTASTPAQPASTPAPSASMPVSPLPVADLPPRADKTAAPIQLAIAARDECWLWVKVDQDVVFGRILRAGERLFYEAYASVTLKAGNAGSLSLTINGRPARPLGMPGQVVTATITPDTLASFL